A genomic region of Methanosphaera sp. WGK6 contains the following coding sequences:
- a CDS encoding putative quinol monooxygenase — protein MIIVNASLKPKEGKTEDIIKEANTLIAASRTHYGNVSYNLYNDVESDELMFVEKWESKEALQQHMQTEEFKDFGIKTKDLINGDLDVKIYYGELLSNSANVNSDVKEITILYK, from the coding sequence ATGATTATTGTAAACGCAAGTTTAAAACCAAAAGAAGGAAAAACCGAAGATATCATTAAAGAAGCAAACACATTAATTGCAGCTTCAAGAACCCATTATGGAAATGTTAGCTACAACTTATATAATGATGTTGAATCTGATGAGTTAATGTTTGTCGAAAAATGGGAATCTAAAGAAGCATTACAACAACACATGCAAACAGAAGAATTCAAAGACTTCGGAATAAAAACAAAAGATTTAATTAATGGAGATCTTGACGTTAAAATATACTACGGAGAACTTCTATCCAACAGTGCAAATGTAAATAGTGATGTAAAAGAAATCACAATATTATACAAATAA